Proteins from a single region of Harmonia axyridis chromosome 4, icHarAxyr1.1, whole genome shotgun sequence:
- the LOC123678031 gene encoding zinc finger protein 64-like isoform X3: MEIEMLKVEVDQDEIKESYFSYNAQYIDDERLTYKPNIEAVEQFVEGNEESAETIRTPQKCENLKLNESPKDINPKIYNCDFCDFASARNENLKEHIDSIHLNIKQYQCHLCDYAAARKSTLKTHVESIHLNLKKHKCHLCNFASAQNMNLKKHIDAVHLNLRKYKCEKCDYATAYKGYISQHMNSAHLNLKKHKCHLCDYRSVQKRHLQEHIESMHLNIKKHKCHLCDHAYIQKTHLQNHIDSIHLNIKKYKCHFCDYAAVRKEHLKRHIESIHLNMKKHKCHLCEYNCSRKINLKSHLKSVHSEVE; encoded by the coding sequence TGCTCAGTACATAGATGATGAAAGATTAACTTATAAACCAAATATTGAAGCTGTTGAACAatttgttgaaggaaatgaggaATCTGCTGAGACAATAAGAACTCcacaaaaatgtgaaaatttgaaattaaatgaatCTCCCAAGGATATCAATCCAAAGATATATAACTGTGACTTTTGTGATTTTGCCTCAGCCAGAAATGAAAACCTTAAAGAGCATATAGATTCAATTCACTTGAACATAAAGCAATATCAGTGTCATCTATGTGATTACGCAGCAGCTCGAAAGAGCACTCTAAAAACTCATGTGGAatctattcatttaaatttgaagaaacataagtgtcacttgtGCAATTTTGCTTCTGCTCAAAATATGAACcttaaaaagcatatagatGCGGTCCATTTGAATTTGAGGAAGTATAAATGTGAAAAATGTGATTATGCCACAGCATACAAAGGATACATAAGTCAACATATGAATTCAGCTCATTTAAacttaaaaaaacataaatgtcacctaTGTGATTATAGATCAGTACAAAAGAGACATCTCCAAGAGCATATAGAATCAATGCATTTAAATATAAAGAAACATAAGTGCCACTTATGTGACCATgcatatattcaaaaaacacaccTTCAAAATCATATAGACTCTATTcatttaaacataaaaaaatacaaatgccACTTTTGTGACTATGCAGCAGTTCGAAAAGAACACCTTAAACGACATATAGAATCAATTCATTTAAATATGAAGAAACACAAATGTCACTTATGCGAGTACAATTGTAGTCGGAAGATAAATTTAAAATCTCATTTGAAATCTGTTCATTCGGAAGTTGAATAA
- the LOC123678031 gene encoding zinc finger protein 64-like isoform X2 produces the protein MEMEIFKVEVDQDEIKESLFSYNAQYIDDERLTYKPNIEAVEQFVEGNEESAETIRTPQKCENLKLNESPKDINPKIYNCDFCDFASARNENLKEHIDSIHLNIKQYQCHLCDYAAARKSTLKTHVESIHLNLKKHKCHLCNFASAQNMNLKKHIDAVHLNLRKYKCEKCDYATAYKGYISQHMNSAHLNLKKHKCHLCDYRSVQKRHLQEHIESMHLNIKKHKCHLCDHAYIQKTHLQNHIDSIHLNIKKYKCHFCDYAAVRKEHLKRHIESIHLNMKKHKCHLCEYNCSRKINLKSHLKSVHSEVE, from the exons ATGGAGATGGAAATATTTAAAGTAGAAGTTGATCAAGATGAGATCAAAGAATCATTATTCAGCTACAA TGCTCAGTACATAGATGATGAAAGATTAACTTATAAACCAAATATTGAAGCTGTTGAACAatttgttgaaggaaatgaggaATCTGCTGAGACAATAAGAACTCcacaaaaatgtgaaaatttgaaattaaatgaatCTCCCAAGGATATCAATCCAAAGATATATAACTGTGACTTTTGTGATTTTGCCTCAGCCAGAAATGAAAACCTTAAAGAGCATATAGATTCAATTCACTTGAACATAAAGCAATATCAGTGTCATCTATGTGATTACGCAGCAGCTCGAAAGAGCACTCTAAAAACTCATGTGGAatctattcatttaaatttgaagaaacataagtgtcacttgtGCAATTTTGCTTCTGCTCAAAATATGAACcttaaaaagcatatagatGCGGTCCATTTGAATTTGAGGAAGTATAAATGTGAAAAATGTGATTATGCCACAGCATACAAAGGATACATAAGTCAACATATGAATTCAGCTCATTTAAacttaaaaaaacataaatgtcacctaTGTGATTATAGATCAGTACAAAAGAGACATCTCCAAGAGCATATAGAATCAATGCATTTAAATATAAAGAAACATAAGTGCCACTTATGTGACCATgcatatattcaaaaaacacaccTTCAAAATCATATAGACTCTATTcatttaaacataaaaaaatacaaatgccACTTTTGTGACTATGCAGCAGTTCGAAAAGAACACCTTAAACGACATATAGAATCAATTCATTTAAATATGAAGAAACACAAATGTCACTTATGCGAGTACAATTGTAGTCGGAAGATAAATTTAAAATCTCATTTGAAATCTGTTCATTCGGAAGTTGAATAA